One segment of Paraburkholderia caribensis DNA contains the following:
- a CDS encoding purine-nucleoside phosphorylase, with translation MVTRTVGALTALALAACTAVSPLANAQDDGFAQGYGESHGRPVKVMIISMFGPEGQVWLDKLGPWQDIPVAGLSPDYPAIHCNRQDICVMTTGMGHTNAAASTMALAFSSRFDLRHTYFMVAGIAGIDPIQGTVGSAAWARYLVDFGIQWEIDGREIPPGWNTGYLGINTKSPSEKPPLDYRTEVFQLNPRLAETAFALSRNVVLSDNAQAQAARAKYSYAPANRAPTVIQCDTLAGDTWWSGTKLGERARDWTKILTDGKGVYCTTQQEDNSTYEALKRAASVHRVDLNRVAVLRAGSDFDRPYDGQTSADNLLNYAAQGGFTIALENLYRAGNPLVQDIVSHWGEWRNGVPQR, from the coding sequence ATGGTAACTCGCACGGTAGGCGCATTGACGGCTCTGGCACTGGCCGCATGCACGGCAGTCTCGCCATTGGCGAATGCGCAGGACGACGGCTTTGCGCAAGGCTACGGCGAATCGCACGGCCGCCCCGTCAAGGTGATGATTATTTCGATGTTCGGACCGGAAGGGCAGGTATGGCTCGATAAACTCGGGCCGTGGCAGGACATTCCCGTTGCGGGGCTTTCGCCGGACTATCCGGCTATTCATTGCAACCGGCAGGACATCTGCGTGATGACGACGGGTATGGGCCACACGAATGCCGCCGCGTCGACCATGGCGCTCGCATTCTCGTCGCGTTTCGACTTGCGCCATACGTACTTCATGGTGGCGGGCATTGCGGGCATCGATCCGATTCAAGGTACGGTCGGCTCCGCTGCGTGGGCCAGGTATCTTGTCGATTTCGGCATTCAATGGGAAATCGACGGACGCGAAATTCCGCCGGGCTGGAACACCGGCTATCTCGGCATCAATACGAAAAGCCCTTCGGAGAAGCCGCCGCTCGATTACCGCACGGAAGTGTTTCAACTGAATCCACGCCTCGCCGAAACGGCTTTTGCGTTATCGCGCAATGTCGTGCTATCTGACAACGCGCAGGCGCAAGCGGCGCGTGCCAAATACAGCTATGCGCCCGCCAATCGTGCGCCGACCGTCATTCAGTGCGACACGCTGGCGGGCGACACGTGGTGGTCCGGTACGAAGCTGGGCGAACGCGCGCGCGACTGGACCAAGATTCTCACGGACGGCAAGGGCGTCTACTGCACGACGCAGCAGGAAGACAATTCAACGTATGAAGCGTTGAAGCGCGCAGCAAGCGTGCATCGCGTCGATTTGAATCGCGTGGCGGTATTGCGCGCGGGTTCGGATTTCGACCGGCCTTATGATGGACAGACGAGCGCCGACAACCTGCTCAACTATGCCGCGCAAGGTGGCTTCACTATCGCGCTGGAGAACCTGTACCGCGCGGGCAATCCACTCGTT
- a CDS encoding cation diffusion facilitator family transporter encodes MKEESPKAIFYALAANLGIAVCKFAAAAFTGSGSMFAEAIHSTADCGNQVLLLFGLKQARRPASPLHPLGAGRVIYFYSLIVALLLFFVGGVFSVYEGVHRLMAHEPLSHAYIALGVLGVSVVLETFSLMGAIREIRKTNPDKSMWRWFRETRESELLVVTGEDVAALLGLAIAFVAVLMTMITGNPEFDAWGSIGVGVLLMVIASMVGREVKSMIIGESASPEVRRAIEAHLRTRKEIRSIINLITLQWGRHVVVAVQAEMIDYDSGRAMVDAINIVEADLQAKFPQVRWVFFEPDVPRVRTEASLD; translated from the coding sequence ATGAAAGAAGAATCACCGAAGGCCATTTTTTACGCGCTGGCGGCGAACCTCGGCATAGCAGTTTGCAAGTTCGCGGCCGCTGCATTCACGGGTTCCGGCTCGATGTTCGCCGAGGCGATTCACTCGACGGCCGATTGCGGCAACCAGGTTTTGCTGCTGTTCGGCCTCAAGCAGGCGCGCCGTCCCGCGAGCCCGTTGCATCCGCTCGGCGCGGGGCGGGTCATCTATTTCTATTCGCTGATTGTGGCGCTGCTGCTGTTCTTTGTCGGTGGCGTGTTTTCCGTTTATGAGGGCGTGCATCGTCTGATGGCGCATGAGCCGTTGTCGCATGCGTATATCGCGCTAGGCGTGCTGGGTGTTTCGGTGGTGCTCGAAACCTTTTCGCTGATGGGTGCGATCCGCGAAATCCGCAAGACCAACCCGGACAAGTCGATGTGGCGATGGTTTCGCGAAACACGCGAATCGGAATTGCTCGTCGTCACGGGCGAAGACGTGGCCGCGCTGCTCGGCCTTGCGATTGCCTTTGTCGCGGTGCTGATGACGATGATCACAGGCAATCCCGAGTTTGACGCGTGGGGTTCCATCGGCGTAGGTGTGTTGCTGATGGTGATTGCGTCGATGGTCGGGCGGGAAGTCAAATCGATGATCATCGGCGAATCCGCGAGCCCGGAAGTGCGGCGTGCAATCGAAGCGCATTTGCGCACGCGCAAGGAGATACGCAGCATCATCAATTTGATCACACTGCAGTGGGGCCGTCATGTGGTCGTTGCCGTGCAGGCCGAGATGATCGACTACGACAGCGGCCGCGCAATGGTCGATGCGATCAATATCGTCGAAGCCGATTTGCAGGCAAAATTTCCGCAAGTGCGGTGGGTGTTTTTCGAGCCGGATGTGCCGCGAGTGAGAACCGAGGCGTCCCTCGATTAA
- the selD gene encoding selenide, water dikinase SelD: MTESAVSSNVPRLTSLSHGGGCGCKIAPGVLSDLLKRSVPMPLFPDLLVGTETSDDAAVYRLNDEQAIIATTDFFMPIVDDPYDFGRIAATNALSDVYAMGGKPILALALVGMPINVLPHDVIAAVLRGGEDVCAQAGIPVAGGHSIDSVEPIYGLAALGVVHPQRVKRNASAQAGDVLVLGKPLGVGVLSAALKKNQLDAAGYAAMIAATTKLNRPGTDLAALEGVHAMTDVTGFGLLGHTLELARGAQLTARVRYADLPWIAGAEAFAAAGVITGASGRNWASYGDDIRLAESLPDTARALLTDPQTSGGLLVSCAPNAVDEVLAIFRADGFDRAVVIGELHGGAPRVEVV, encoded by the coding sequence ATGACCGAATCCGCTGTCAGTTCCAACGTGCCCCGACTCACCAGCCTGTCTCATGGCGGCGGCTGCGGCTGCAAGATCGCGCCGGGCGTGCTGTCCGATCTTTTGAAGCGCAGCGTGCCGATGCCGTTGTTTCCGGACCTGCTGGTCGGCACCGAAACCTCGGATGACGCCGCCGTGTATCGCCTGAACGACGAACAGGCGATCATCGCGACCACCGACTTCTTCATGCCGATCGTCGACGATCCTTACGACTTCGGCCGCATCGCCGCGACCAACGCGCTGTCCGATGTCTATGCAATGGGCGGCAAGCCGATCCTCGCGCTCGCGCTGGTCGGCATGCCGATCAACGTGTTGCCGCACGATGTGATCGCGGCCGTGCTGCGCGGTGGCGAGGATGTCTGCGCACAGGCGGGCATTCCTGTCGCGGGCGGCCACTCGATCGACTCCGTCGAGCCGATCTACGGACTTGCCGCGCTCGGTGTCGTGCATCCGCAGCGCGTGAAGCGCAACGCGTCCGCGCAAGCCGGCGACGTGCTCGTGCTCGGCAAGCCGCTCGGCGTCGGCGTGCTGTCGGCGGCGCTCAAGAAGAATCAGCTCGACGCGGCAGGCTATGCCGCGATGATCGCGGCCACCACGAAGCTCAACCGCCCGGGCACCGACCTGGCTGCACTCGAAGGCGTGCATGCGATGACGGACGTGACGGGCTTCGGCCTGCTTGGTCATACGCTGGAACTCGCACGCGGCGCGCAACTGACTGCGCGTGTGCGCTACGCGGATCTGCCGTGGATCGCAGGCGCCGAAGCGTTTGCGGCGGCGGGCGTCATCACGGGCGCGTCGGGCCGCAACTGGGCTTCGTATGGCGACGACATACGTCTCGCGGAGTCGTTGCCCGACACGGCACGCGCGTTGCTGACCGATCCGCAGACATCGGGCGGCCTGCTGGTGTCGTGCGCGCCCAATGCCGTCGACGAGGTGCTCGCGATCTTCCGCGCGGACGGATTTGATCGCGCAGTGGTGATCGGTGAATTGCACGGAGGCGCGCCGCGTGTCGAAGTCGTTTGA
- a CDS encoding NAD-glutamate dehydrogenase: MQAKNEEAVAHLLNDVVEFARGRLPEPAFAAVEPFLRHYYDFADADDLQSRGIADLYGAAMAHWQTAQRFVPGSERLRVYNPILEQHGWHSDHTVIEIVNDDMPFLVDSVSMAVNRLGLSLHSVLHPVFRIWRGKDGGIERIAPGGASSDDGHSQLASFIHFEVDRCGDAAKLDALRNEIAKVLGDVRAAVEDWPKIVDIARTTIRDMAARETSPEGVEARAFVEWMVADHFTFLGQRDYELVTHDGQYGLRGVPGSGLGILRESMRPQGTSEVTPLPAAAADIIAGATPIFLTKANSRATVHRPGYLDYVGVKLVGPDGKINGERRFIGLYTSTAYTTSATEIPIVRRKCANIVRRAGFLPKGHLGKSLVTVLETYPRDELFQADESELYETAMGVLRLQEHQRTRMFVRRDRFDRFVSCLAFVPRDKYNTDLRRRIARLLMSAFNGTNVEFTPLLSESTLARIHFVVHAEPGAMADVDTRELEQRLIQVSRRWQDDLADALLDAFGEEQGNRLLQHYADSFPAGYRDDYPARTAVRDIELIERVQGTEQIAMNLYRPIEAGPRAFRFKVYRVGEPIALSRSLPMLEHLGVRVDEERPYLIEAPGAAPAWIHDFGLELADDTEFDIERVKGLFEDAFERVWTGDIEDDNFNRLVLRAQLSAREVIILRAYAKYLRQVGSTFSDAYIERALTGNPAIARMLVELFIARSDPAPATTRETRVERLLKTIEGALDEVPNLDEDRILRQFLGVINATQRTNYYRRDEGGKPKPYLSFKFDPAKVPGLPEPKPMFEIWVYSPRVEGVHLRGGRVARGGLRWSDRREDFRTEVLGLMKAQMVKNVVIVPVGSKGGFVVKNPPPPTDRESWMREGVACYQTFLRGLLDLTDNRVGGQIVPPPDVVRHDPDDPYLVVAADKGTATFSDYANAISREYGFWLDDAFASGGSVGYDHKKMGITARGAWESVKRHFREMGVDTQTMDFTVVGVGDMSGDVFGNGMLLSQHIRLIAAFDHRHVFLDPNPDPATSFAERQRLFNLDRSSWADYDPALISQGGGVFARTAKTIPLSQAVQSMLGITAAALAPSELVRAILQAPVDLLYNGGIGTYVKASRETHAQVGDKANDAVRVNGCDLRCKVVAEGGNLGLTQLGRIEFAQRGGRLNTDAIDNSAGVDCSDHEVNIKILLGLVVADGEMTDKQRNALLAEMTEEVGLLVLQDNYYQTQALSIGGRYAAELFDAEMRLMRYLERAGRLNRVIEFLPSEDEINERLAARQGLTSPERAVLLAYSKMWLYDALLETDVPEDPLVAGMLTEYFPKPLRQRFSEPMHRHPLRREILATHLTNALVNRVGCAFVHRMMEETDGKPGDIVRACMIARDVFDLNEVWRNIDALDNRVADDVQARMFVEITKLLERAALWFLRHLQSGEVKDGGVTELIARCRDAAQRLAPQLPMLLPGAELEALSERQRVLVDAGVDSELAVRVASGDIPAALLDIAEVSATTGRGLELVAGVYFALGTQLNYGWIGERAEALPTSTHWDVMARAAALAELARLKRVLTTSALTEAPEATTAEGVVDAWRAKRENALARYAQLLTDLRAAGGASLSMLLVIVREMATLERR, translated from the coding sequence GCCGGGCAGCGAACGTTTGCGCGTCTACAACCCGATTCTCGAACAGCACGGCTGGCACTCGGATCACACCGTCATCGAGATCGTCAATGACGACATGCCGTTTCTGGTGGACTCGGTTTCAATGGCCGTCAATCGTCTCGGTCTGTCGCTGCATTCCGTGTTGCACCCCGTATTCCGCATATGGCGCGGCAAGGACGGCGGCATCGAACGTATCGCGCCCGGCGGTGCGTCGAGCGACGACGGCCATTCGCAACTCGCGTCGTTCATTCATTTCGAAGTGGACCGCTGCGGCGATGCCGCGAAGCTCGACGCCTTACGCAACGAGATCGCGAAGGTATTGGGCGATGTGCGCGCCGCCGTCGAAGACTGGCCGAAGATCGTCGACATAGCGCGCACGACGATCCGCGACATGGCTGCGCGCGAGACGAGCCCGGAGGGCGTCGAAGCGCGCGCGTTCGTCGAATGGATGGTCGCGGACCACTTCACGTTTCTCGGACAGCGCGATTACGAACTCGTCACGCATGACGGCCAATACGGCTTGCGTGGCGTGCCGGGCTCGGGCCTCGGCATCCTGCGCGAATCGATGCGGCCTCAGGGCACCTCTGAAGTGACACCGTTGCCGGCCGCCGCTGCCGATATCATCGCGGGCGCGACGCCTATCTTTCTGACCAAGGCCAATTCGCGCGCGACGGTGCATCGGCCCGGCTACCTCGACTATGTCGGCGTGAAGCTGGTCGGCCCGGACGGCAAGATCAACGGCGAGCGGCGCTTTATCGGGCTGTATACGTCGACGGCTTATACGACATCGGCGACGGAGATTCCCATCGTGCGCCGCAAATGCGCGAACATCGTGCGGCGTGCGGGCTTTCTGCCGAAGGGGCATCTCGGCAAATCGCTGGTGACGGTACTGGAAACGTATCCACGCGATGAACTCTTCCAGGCCGACGAGAGCGAGCTTTACGAAACGGCGATGGGCGTGCTGCGCTTGCAGGAGCATCAGCGCACGCGGATGTTCGTGCGGCGCGACCGCTTCGACCGCTTCGTATCGTGCCTCGCATTCGTCCCGCGCGATAAGTACAACACCGACTTGCGCCGGCGGATCGCCAGGCTGCTGATGAGCGCGTTCAACGGCACGAACGTCGAGTTCACGCCGCTCCTGTCCGAGTCGACGCTCGCGCGCATTCATTTCGTGGTGCATGCGGAGCCGGGCGCGATGGCGGACGTCGATACGCGCGAACTCGAACAGCGTCTCATCCAGGTGTCGCGCCGCTGGCAGGACGATCTTGCCGATGCATTGCTCGACGCGTTCGGCGAAGAGCAGGGCAACCGCCTGTTGCAGCACTATGCGGATTCGTTTCCGGCCGGCTATCGCGACGACTATCCGGCGCGCACGGCGGTGCGCGATATCGAGCTGATCGAGCGCGTGCAGGGCACCGAGCAGATCGCGATGAACCTGTACCGGCCCATCGAAGCGGGGCCGCGCGCGTTCCGCTTCAAGGTGTATCGCGTTGGGGAGCCGATCGCGCTGTCGCGCAGCCTGCCGATGCTCGAACATCTGGGCGTGCGCGTCGACGAAGAGCGGCCTTACCTGATCGAGGCGCCGGGTGCCGCGCCCGCATGGATTCACGACTTCGGCCTCGAACTGGCCGACGACACCGAGTTCGACATCGAGCGCGTGAAAGGCCTGTTCGAAGATGCATTCGAGCGCGTCTGGACGGGCGATATCGAAGACGACAATTTCAATCGCCTCGTGCTGCGCGCGCAACTGAGCGCACGCGAGGTGATCATCTTGCGGGCCTACGCGAAGTATCTGCGGCAAGTGGGCTCGACGTTCAGCGACGCGTATATCGAGCGTGCATTGACGGGCAATCCCGCCATCGCGCGCATGCTGGTCGAACTGTTCATCGCGCGGTCCGATCCGGCGCCCGCCACGACACGCGAGACGCGTGTCGAGCGGCTGCTGAAGACGATCGAAGGCGCACTCGACGAAGTGCCGAATCTCGACGAGGACCGCATCCTGCGGCAGTTCCTCGGCGTGATCAACGCGACGCAGCGCACCAACTACTACCGGCGCGACGAGGGCGGCAAGCCGAAGCCTTATCTGTCGTTCAAGTTCGATCCCGCGAAAGTGCCGGGCCTGCCCGAGCCGAAACCGATGTTCGAAATATGGGTGTATTCGCCGCGGGTCGAAGGCGTGCATCTGCGCGGCGGGCGTGTTGCGCGCGGCGGCTTGCGCTGGTCCGATCGTCGCGAGGATTTCCGCACGGAAGTGCTCGGTCTCATGAAGGCGCAGATGGTGAAGAACGTCGTGATCGTGCCGGTGGGATCGAAGGGCGGCTTCGTCGTGAAGAATCCGCCGCCGCCGACCGATCGCGAATCCTGGATGCGCGAGGGCGTCGCGTGCTACCAGACGTTCCTGCGCGGGCTGCTCGATCTCACCGATAACCGCGTGGGCGGCCAGATCGTGCCGCCGCCCGACGTCGTGCGGCACGATCCCGACGACCCCTATCTCGTCGTTGCTGCCGACAAGGGCACGGCCACGTTCTCCGACTACGCGAACGCGATCTCGCGGGAATACGGTTTCTGGCTCGACGACGCATTCGCATCGGGCGGCTCGGTCGGCTACGACCACAAGAAAATGGGCATCACCGCGCGCGGCGCGTGGGAGTCGGTGAAGCGCCACTTCCGCGAAATGGGTGTCGACACGCAAACCATGGACTTCACCGTGGTCGGCGTCGGCGACATGTCGGGCGACGTGTTCGGCAACGGCATGCTGCTGTCGCAGCATATCCGCCTGATCGCTGCGTTCGATCACCGGCATGTGTTCCTCGATCCGAATCCCGATCCCGCGACGAGCTTCGCCGAACGTCAACGGCTCTTCAATCTGGACCGTTCGAGCTGGGCCGATTACGATCCCGCGCTGATCTCGCAAGGCGGCGGCGTGTTTGCGCGCACTGCGAAGACGATTCCGCTTTCGCAGGCCGTGCAATCGATGCTCGGCATCACGGCTGCCGCGCTCGCGCCGTCTGAACTGGTGCGCGCGATCCTTCAGGCGCCCGTCGATCTGCTGTACAACGGCGGCATCGGCACCTATGTGAAGGCGAGCCGCGAAACGCATGCGCAGGTCGGCGACAAGGCCAACGACGCGGTGCGCGTGAACGGCTGCGATCTGCGTTGCAAGGTGGTCGCGGAAGGCGGCAATCTGGGCCTCACGCAACTCGGGCGCATCGAGTTCGCGCAACGCGGCGGCCGCCTGAATACGGATGCAATCGACAATTCCGCGGGCGTCGACTGCTCCGACCACGAAGTGAACATCAAGATTCTGCTCGGCCTCGTGGTCGCGGATGGCGAGATGACGGACAAGCAGCGCAATGCATTGCTCGCGGAGATGACGGAGGAAGTGGGCCTGCTCGTGTTGCAGGACAACTACTATCAAACGCAGGCGTTGTCGATTGGAGGCCGCTATGCGGCCGAACTGTTCGACGCCGAAATGCGGCTGATGCGCTATCTCGAACGCGCGGGCCGTTTGAATCGCGTGATCGAGTTTTTGCCGTCCGAAGACGAGATCAACGAACGTCTCGCCGCCAGACAGGGTTTGACTTCGCCCGAACGCGCGGTGCTGCTCGCGTACAGCAAGATGTGGCTCTACGATGCACTGCTCGAAACCGACGTGCCGGAAGATCCGCTGGTGGCGGGCATGCTGACCGAGTACTTCCCGAAGCCGCTGCGCCAGCGTTTCAGCGAGCCGATGCATCGCCATCCGCTGCGCCGCGAGATTCTGGCGACGCATCTGACCAACGCGCTGGTGAATCGCGTCGGCTGTGCGTTCGTGCACCGGATGATGGAAGAGACCGACGGCAAGCCGGGCGATATCGTGCGTGCGTGCATGATTGCGCGCGACGTGTTCGATCTGAACGAGGTGTGGCGCAATATCGACGCGCTCGACAACCGCGTCGCCGACGATGTGCAGGCGCGCATGTTCGTCGAGATCACGAAACTGCTGGAGCGCGCTGCGTTGTGGTTCTTGCGGCACCTGCAGTCGGGCGAAGTGAAGGACGGCGGCGTGACGGAACTGATTGCGCGCTGTCGCGACGCGGCGCAACGGCTCGCACCGCAATTGCCGATGCTGTTGCCCGGCGCGGAACTCGAAGCCTTGTCCGAGCGGCAGCGGGTGCTCGTCGATGCAGGCGTGGACAGCGAACTGGCGGTGCGCGTCGCGAGCGGCGACATACCGGCTGCGCTGCTCGATATCGCGGAAGTGTCGGCGACCACCGGGCGCGGGCTCGAACTCGTCGCGGGCGTGTACTTCGCGTTGGGCACGCAGTTGAATTACGGGTGGATCGGCGAGCGCGCCGAGGCGCTGCCCACCTCGACGCATTGGGACGTGATGGCGCGGGCCGCCGCGCTCGCCGAGCTTGCACGACTCAAGCGCGTGCTGACGACGAGCGCGCTCACGGAAGCGCCCGAGGCGACGACCGCGGAAGGGGTAGTCGATGCGTGGCGCGCAAAACGCGAGAACGCGCTCGCGCGCTATGCGCAACTGCTGACGGACTTGCGCGCGGCGGGCGGCGCGAGCCTGTCGATGCTGCTCGTGATCGTGCGGGAGATGGCGACACTCGAACGCCGCTAA